TTTTCTGAGTTTCAAATTCTTGGCTCCGACAACATGTTCTTGATCTTCTGGTGAGCTGCTCGAGCTCCGATGAGACATGCAAACCTCGAGCGAAGCTCAGACGCTGTTTGGTGGAGCTTTGGAGGAGCTTCATCGATCTAATTATGATGTAGTTTTATGATGTATGTGTGTGAGTAGGCAGACTCATGGGAATTAGCTGCATCTAGATGGTTGTAGATTTCTTAGAGTACCTTAATTGAGCGTTTTGGCTCCTGAAAGCTGCTTCCTTAGTCTCTGTTTGTTTCTAGTTTTATTCATCCTCTGCTAGGTTCATAATAAGTGAGTGTTTCGTCTAATGTAGTGGTACTAGATAACTTTCAGGTTTATGTATGTTATCATTCTGGTCATCGATTATTAATAAAATTTTCATTTTTTTCAAAAAAGGAAAAAACAAGAAATTGAAAATTTGAAAACCAAGTGAACCTCGTCAATAAAGACATAGAGGAGATGCCTCGTCCAACCAAAAGATCACCAAGGATGACAAACTAACATATGGGACTATGGGAGCATAGTACAGTTTAGTTTAAGTTGGAGAAGAAATACCCCTTATTAATAAATAATAATCAAAGCGTTTAATCATACAACCAAACGCAACCCACAAGTCCACACACACACAAAAAAAACAAACAAACGAGTGCTCCATGCATATTGATCAACATCAACTCATCTCTGAGTGACTGAGACGTCTCATATATCGTCTTAGTTTTCTACCTGTGTTCAACTGTAATGTTCAATCGTACAACTGCGTATCCAGCCGGAGTGTCCACAGAATAGAATTCACACGTAGCGTACCCTCTAGCAAACCGGAACTTCCCGGTACCGGATACCACCGAAAGCTCTCTAACCGGCTCCATTAAAATACTATTTCCTTGTATCTCTATTGTGCTGCCATTGTACTCCTTGTTTGTGAACCGAACTGAAAACACAATAAGGGCACTAAGTCCGTCCAGTGCTGAAGCCACAAAAACACCTTGGGCTCGGCCTACTGCTGGGGAGTGTAGGCTTGGTCCTTCTGTGAGAGGGTTGTCAGTGACATAAAATGATCCAAATTGACTGAAGGTCCAAAGCTTTCCGGCAACACCAGCAACTGGTATGTCTGTGACATTTGGACCGGAAATGAAATCGTGAAGGTACATGGACATGTTGGTTTCTTTGAACTCTTTACTGCCACTGGCTATGCCGGAAAATGTAGTCATGGATAGAACCAGGACCAACAGTAGGGATCGATTAGTGAACTTGGGTACCAAGTTTAATGCCATTGGTGTATATAACTATATATGAAACTGAAAAAGATTATGATCCTTAAGCTGAGGTATTACAGCAATGAGAATTAAAGGATTTAAGGATCCTAGGATTAAGCAATTGATAAAACTGATAGCAACTAGAGGAAACTAAAGAAGTATGGCTAGAGAAATTAGCAGTATATACGGCGATAACTGGGAAACCAAGAAATAAGGCCAAGGAGAAAAGGAGCTCTGTGAGAATTGGTCTGCGATATATTTGGAGTGAAGGTTATGGTTCATATTTATAACTATTATTTTGATAAACAATGTGGTCTATAGTCATACATTGGTATCATAAGTTCTTACGTCTGAGCCATATGATGATTGATGAACAGAGCTGGAATTTGATTTGTCAAATTCCAGCACTTAAGATTTGTCAAGGGCTGCCAAATGCTCAAGAAGACCAAGTACAAAACGAAATGAGGTGATGAACAGGTTAGTCAAATTCCAGCACTTATGATTTGTCAAGAGTAACAGGTTGTACTAACATGAAAATTCCAGCACTTACTAATTCCTAGAGCATTTGGCAGCCCTTGACAAATCATAACTTAGAGCATCTCCACTCCAACCCAATGGTCAATTTTTTTTTCCAAATTTGAACAGATTTGACTATTCTCATAAACTTGTGCTCCAACCCAAATGTTAAATTTGAATATAATTATACTGTTTTTTATACTATTCAGACCTAATTATAATATTAAAAAATGTTTTTGACAAAAAAAAGAAAAAAACTAACTAAACCTTCAGTATATGTTTCGTACTTATCCCCAAATCCCCCATTCTATCTTCCCTTCTCTTGCGTCCATCATGATGCAGAATACTTAGCAACCATGAAATTTATATGAACAACAACCAACCCAACCCAGATTCAGCCTTTGTTAAGTTTAGTTGTTACTCCAATTCGAGCTTCATCGTGGATCTCACTCAACACCGAAATTACCATTTCAGTACTGCAATCTTCTTCTTCATCTTCTTTTTCTTGGTGAGTTTTTCTATTTAAACTCCTGAATTGGGCACCTGCAGTAGCTGTAGAGAAGAGAAAGACGATCTCGGGGTCTGCATTTTGGTCTGGGTAAGGAAGAAAGTCTGTGGTTTGCATGCGAATTGAATCTTAGGAAGAAAGCGATTGAAGAGAAAGAAAGAAGGAGAAGGGAAGATAGTCTTTGCCACTATCAAATTTGACAGCCCGAGTCGGGATGTCATTTACGCCGCAGCAAAGACCCTTCCGCTGGCTCCGTGTCGGAAATGACTATTCCGCTGGAGATGCTCTAAGATTTGTCAAAGGGCTGCCAAATGCTCAAGAAGACCAACTACAAAAAGAAATGAGGTGATGAACAGATTAGTCAAATTCCAGCACTAATGATTTGTCAAGAGTAAGAGGTACGTTGTACTAACATGAAAATTGCAGCACTTACGATTTTTCTCTCTTTTTGTTTAAAAGCTAACCAATTTCATGAAACAAAACGTTTTTATATTGATTGCTCTGATTTAAATCGAATTATCTTTTGATCAAAAAAAAAAATTCTATTCAAAAATGTCTGTGGAGCTCAAGCGTATTTAAATGGAACAACTAGGTACGTACAAGTTAGCCGCTCAAGTTGGTCGCCTTCGCGCAAAAGTTTCCCATTAATTGGAGGGAAACGATGTCTTAAGCAAAAAAAAAAGTATATATGTGCGTTTTCTTTTCGATTTATTATGTAGACATGCGAGCCATGCGACCAGATCTAACCATAATAAACAAATGGACCAGGTATTTGGTCACGCGGAACATGTGTCATCAAGTCCATCTTAATTAGAACAAATATAACAACGAAAAAAACCTCACAAAACAAAAGTTGTTACAAAGTAAAGAGAGAAGACAAAGGAAAATTAATTGGGATGAGATAGAAGTCTTCTTATTTATTCTCATTAACATTCTCATATAAAGATATAATTTACATCAAAATACATAATTAATGAGTAATTACGTGTATAACCACATAAATTATAATATTTATAACAAAAATAATAATAATAAAAAAGAAAATATTGGCCTATAATGCGAAATATCCCTATAAAAAGGATGGGATTTATGCAAAACCAGAAACTCATATCGAGTGACGTCCCCCTTTCACAAAAAAAAAAACTAGAAACTCATAGTTTTAGAGAAATGTCGATCTGGGAAAAACTAAGCGACCCTGATCGTCTGGAGAAGCTGAAGGCCTTCGACGCAACCAAAGCTGGTGTCAAAGGGATTGTCGATGCGGGAATCACCAAAGTCCCACCCATGTTTGAGCGTCTAAAGAAATATCCCTCGACTGCCGGCGACTGCAAGATATCTGCTGGCCAGTTCAGTATACCGGTGATTGATCTTGCTGACAATGGAGAAAGAAGTGCCGAGGTTACCGACCAAGTCCGGAAGGCCGCAGGGAGCTATGGGCTCTTCCAGGTGGTGAACCATGGGATTCCCCATAGAGTGATGGAGGAGATGATCGAGGGGACGCTAGGATTTCACGAGCTGCCGGGGGAGACCAAGGCCGAGTACTATGGCAGGGAGCTGGCAAGGAAGGTCAAGTTCTTCTCTAGCAATAGCATGTACGAGTTGATGTACGGTGAATGGAGGGACACTTTGCAATGCACCATAAGTGACGGGCAGTTTGATCCTCAAGAAATTCCTCTCGTTTGCAGGTATGAACGTCCAAGCATGCATGCATGTGTTCTTTTAAATCATGATTGTGCACTATATATACGAATCTATTTTTATCAGACTTTGATGTGGTTTTTCTCTTATATATACAATATGCAGAGATATAGTTATGGAGTATTCTAAACATGCTCAGAAGTTAGGTGTCATCTTGTTTGAACTGCTATCGGAGGCGCTTGGACTCAAACCCGATTACCTCAAAAACTTGGGTTGCGTTGGGGGCTTAGCTTTTAGTAATCACTACTATCCCCCATGTCCTGAACCTGAACTTGCTATTGGCACTATTGAACACTCCGATGTCGATTTTCTGACCATCCTACTTCAAGACCAAATTGGTGGACTGCAGTTTTTGCACCAAAACCAGTGGATAGATGTTCCTCATGTACCTGGAGCTCTAGTGGTAAACATTGGAGATCTCTTGCAGGCAAGCTTTCTATATAATATCTATTCGATCACCAAAGCTAGCCCGGTAAATATATATTGTTTCACCGCTAACGTAAATATACTGTGATGCAGCTAATGTCAAACAACAAGTTCAAAAGCGTGAATCACAGAGTATTGGCTAAGAAGATAGGTCCAAGAATTTCCGTGGCATGTTTCTTTAGACCCTTACTAGAAGACCCTAGGAGATTGTGTGGGCCAATCAAGGAGTTGATATCAGAAGAGAATGCTCCAGTTTACCGGGAAATATCTATGAAAGATTATATTATGTGCCACTACAAGCGATGGGAAGCGTATGAGGTCTCGGGGCTAGAAAGCTTGAAGCTGTGATCAACCTATACATGCAGAAGTTTCACCCTCAACATCTATATATGGGTCTAATACTAGTTTATGTATTTCATTTCTGAAGAAATATTCTTGTTAAAATAAATTCTATGCGAATCTGTGAGATTGAATAAACTTCTTGGAAAATGGTTTATAGCCGTTTTGATACAATTGAGTTTCTGCAATTCTACGTTTAACAAAAACAATTACTGTACGTTACTCTTGTGCATGGAACTCTTATTGTTTGTAACAGTATCTGAACTTTTCGAGTTCTTTTGGAATAACTCTTTTTATTTTGTTTGTGGAACCTTAGACCCAAGTTGTAGTTTTGATTATAAAGATTGAGACCCGTGATTCTTAATAATGAGAGCTATGTTGTCCGATTTGTTTTTTTTTTTAAAATACAACAAAATAATACAAAAAGCTACAACGAAAAACCACTAAAATATCGTAATTCATGAAAATCAAAATTAACAACAGTGAGAGGAGAGAGGGAGTCCATTTTGACAGACTTGTTGCTCTCCACACTATGTGTCATAGTATGTAGTTCTTTTACTACAACTTCTTGTTCTCTTACTAAAAGATATAATATTGCTTAGCGGCTATGAGTTGATTCTTGTCAAATTTTCATGTGTTAGTTTATATATGCATGTATAAACACTAAACCCCTAAAGTTATATAAAGTCAGAAAAATAAAAAATCTAGTAGCTAGCTGAGGGTGATACGTAGTTGGGTAGCGTTGCATGCAAGTAAAGCGTTCTCTAAAGAACTGATATGCGGCTCAAACTCTAATTCGTCTTCTAATTAAACGTCTAAGATTGGTTGGTGGGGGTGTTTATATATGTCAAATTAAGAGAGCATTTTCAGTATACGACATGTATCTTCACATACATACATAGATGATCAAGATTAGATGAAATAATATAAAAACACAGTGGTCAAACATATGAATTGTTATGGACGATTAAGATTGTGTCGTATAAACATGTCGTGCATATAAGAATTTCCAATTAAATTATTTGTATGTTGTATCTTTGTCAATGAAAACAAAGTTCCTTGGTAAAAAACGTTGATTTGCATGTCCATGCCAAATACATAATTTAGTTATCTGTAATTGTTTGAATCTTTGCAAAGAAAATCCCAATATTGAAAAAAGTCAATCAGTTTCCAAATTTTCAACTAATATATCGATTCTAAGTAGTTCATTCATTTCGTTGTAAAGTATAGACGGAAGTTGATTACTATAGTACGTTACAACGATTGCCATTTTTTTACTATATATAGTACGTTAGTATGCTGGGTTCTAAAGCCTTACCCTTACAAAAATTAAAAATTAAAAAAATAATAAACTATTTATGTCCTTTTACTAACTATATAGTCCACATTTAGCCAAAACTTGGGTACCAAGTTGTCAAGATATTTGGGAGTTAGATGGTCAACACGGAATTTGTGGGTTCAACGACGTACACTTTCAATTTAAAAAACTGAAAGTTGGTGATCTCATGTCTCGCTCAAAGATCTTGTTTAATTTTTTTTTACGAGTGCAAAGACTTGCATAGATAAAGAATTGAAGAAAGAAATAGACTTTCTAATTATACCAAGTCCTGTGCTAATTTGGCTTTCCTTGCTGAGCTCTGGACTTTGAAAGATAACGAACTAGAGCACATAAAGTTGAATTGGGGTTTGATTCAGGTTATAATAGATGGAGTTTCAAGTGCATATATGGCATGTACGTAGTTGTAGCTATTCAAAGAGGAATTCAATGAGTTCTTTAAATTTCAACGAAAGTCTCATTCTATACAGTATTCAATTTGTTATTTTGTTGAATGTACTACATTGATGAACAATGTTTTATGTTGTTCAACATGTACTATTTTATTTCATTTTGTGAACATTACATCAACAAAACAGTATAGAAAAAATCCATAAGAGAGAAACTAGCGAGAAACCCTAAGAAAAGTTGTTCTTCCGACTGTGCCGCCATGTTTGTGTTGGCTTTTGGCCTCGCTGGTATGCGTCGATTGCAAAAAAGGATCATTTTGGAACTGGAGTTGCAGAAAAAGGATTCTTTCTGCAATTACTTATGATTTTTCGAAGTTACTGACCTGCATCAAGAAAATAACAGATTTGGAAAACTGACTGTAATCGTTTTGCAAAAGTTTAGTTTCTACTGTCTAAACTTGATATTTAAAAAACAAACAAATCTTGCCATAAAGGTCTGTGTAAACAATAGAAGAACTAAATATTGAATCCAATCAAACATGTTTAAACAACCCAACATTAATGAAACAAAATAGCTGAACTCTAGCAATAGTTAATCCAATCAACAGTAACACAATGACATCTTGAATACAATTGAGCAAACATGCCTCAATTGTCTATATCAATCTTAGTAACAAAATAATTTGATCAGTTCTAACAACATCTCATATCAACCAAACAGTATAGAATCAAATTGAATTGAAAGGAGAAGTTCACACTTTAAATCTTCCTATTTCTCATCTACTTTTAAAACATTGGTTCTCTCTTTTCTCTCTATCAGTAAACTCAAGGAAACCATATGGAAAACTCAAAATGCTTAATCTAATTTTATGGTCCAGAAAAAGAGATAGATTTTGGTATCCAAGACAAGAACAAAGTAAACAAAAGTGAACTCAACAACTGAAATCTTACTTGTTTAGATACTAGATCCGCCATCTCTAGACCCCTAGATCCACAAGGATTTTGACACCTCATGCTTAAAGATGTCAGTTAATTGTTTAAGCTATTCTAAGAGGCTATTCTGTTTTATGGCGGCTGAGCAAGGTTTCAGATTAGAACTAAACAAGGTTTCAGATTAGGAAACATCTGGTGAAGAAGGAAACAATGAAGGAAAGATGAAAAAGTTTTGAGTTTAGAGCTAGGTTGCGTATTTGATCAACATTCTACAATGAAAGCTTTTCCGTAAAGTTGTTCTAAATTTAGGCTCGGGTTTGGGTTAACTGGTATTGGGTCAAGGTTTTGGTAATGGGTTTAAAATTTCCCCTACTTGAACCAAATAAAATGAAATAAAAACAAGTCTAAAAACAACTATATCAATTTTTGCTTTAAATAATAATATATATATATATATATATATATTTTTTTTTCAGTTAACCTCTTTATCACCCAGAAACAGGGTTTTAGAATTTTGAATGATGGTGAAGGTTTGGAAATGGTACCATAGCTGCCTTTCTCACCACCCATTGAAGACCCAGGTCATCAGCTCATCAGCTCCGGCGTCCTCCAGATGAATGCAAGGGATGTGAACTGCAGCCACATCCGCAGCGGGTTTACAAAATCCGATAGCTCCCTTGATCTTCTCGCCAAGGTCATGAATGAAATCCTTGACCTTATCAATGAACTTGTCTCCCTCCTCTTCTTCGTGTTTCCCCTCCTTAATTCCCTGATCTACTCTTTCTGCGTCATCATAGGATGTCATCGAACTAGTTTAGGTCCTTGCACACTGATGCGGGAAGCATACACACGATAGTAGGCGGCTCCATCAAGCATCGAAAGCCAAGTGAGATGACGTTGGAATCCACCAACGGTAGCCTTGAATCCACAAGACTAGGGTTTCTCGAATCCACGAGAAGTTCTGGAATCCACCAGGATTTTGAGAAAACTCAAAAGTTTTATTAAGATGAAAGATTGCTCTAATACGTACAAAGCATTATGGAGGTTATATAGGCATCCATACCTAAGAATTACAATCATAATCTAACATTGAAACCTAAGAATCCAAATTAAAAAGGAAACAAATAACCCTAAATAAAACAATCTTAAAAAGAAAATAAAACTAGCCTAAAAATACTAAATCGCGAATCGAACAGTTAATACGACATCTTTTGGCTTAAATATGATTGGGAGATATGAATCAATATACAATATGACATTAATTTGCAAAGAACAGTTTGGACACATTGTGCTAAAAATGAGCTACTGCAAAAACACCAATCAAATTCTGCAGTCCAATCACTAAACTTTGAACTAGAGAGAAAATCACTAAACTTAGAACTAGAGATTGAATTATGCACATAAGCGCTTCTTAACAAAGGATAACATGAAGCACATCCTCTGATTTTCCTAATTGAATACCTATTTCCCTCTTGTTACAAAAGAAAGATGGCCACCAGCTAGCTGGGGATGCATGACATGATCAATACAAAGAGAGTACTGAAGGCCTCACCTATGGATTCTGGAACTCTGTAGTACAGCCTCGAATTTCGTAAGTGTGTCATCACGCTCCTCCTTGAACGCATCTTGCTTTCTCCTCCATCCATGCCTGCAAATAACAGTAGGATTCCAGTAGACACATCTATATGTGATTGCCAACACAATTATTACAATAAGAATATTTACCTCAAGTGAGGTCAATGCTTGTTCCGAAGCCTTATTCTTCTTCTCCAAACTTGATTTCTCCATTTGCAGTTGGGCATTGTACTGATGTAGAGCCCTGCAGTTCCCAAGTACTCGATCACTCAAATCCAAGACTGAAGAAGAAGATGATGAAGAAGCAACCTGGAGGGACACATGACCAAACAAAGAACCAAAGGGACTTAAGAGAAGTAACAATAGCGGCCCAAAAAAGAAAAACGCAAACAAAATCAACCCTATCAGGCTATCACATGATCCAAATTCAAAGGAAATGCAATGCTATGGTGACAAAAACATCATAACCTCCCTCAGACAAAGAAATGAAGTAGGTAAATTGGTACAAGGTAGAGCTAATTCATTTGAGCACAGCTTCACTACATTACCACACATCTAAACGAAATGTATCAAAACTTAGTACTATCAAGAAACAAGTGTAAGTACTCACTGTGGGTGGCAATGGGAGCGGTGGAGCAATCTTGGTTGGTTTTGGTGGTTGTGGCATATTTAAATTAAACTCCTTCCGGCACGTCCTACAGAAGTAGCGCAACTTCCACATTCTCCCATACCTGTAATACTTAAAACGCGTATTTCCCGACAGACAATCAACCTTGTCACATCTTGCACTGCCGCAACTCGGATTGGGGACAAACCGCAACCATATCTGATCCTGTTCCGGCTCCTCCAGTTTACTCTCAATCACTATTCTCTCAATCTCGTCCCTCACTTTATTGTTCCGCTTCAGTTGTATATTCTGAGACAATAACCATACTAATAAGATCACAACGAAGAAGAATGCTTATGATGATGTGGGTCTTGAAATGTATAGAGTACCTGAAAAAATAGATGAAAACAAGACTGACTCCCTAAAGCAGCTGGGGGGAAGGACTCCATGAGAATCGAGAACAGGGTTTTCACGGTGTCGTTCGGAGAGAGTGAAAAGGTGGCTGTTATTCCTTGTTGTGTATAGACATGTATCTCCATCATTTGATGAGCTTCTTGCTCTTCCATTCTGATCCAAAGTGGGT
Above is a window of Fragaria vesca subsp. vesca linkage group LG7, FraVesHawaii_1.0, whole genome shotgun sequence DNA encoding:
- the LOC101292468 gene encoding disease resistance response protein 206-like, encoding MALNLVPKFTNRSLLLVLVLSMTTFSGIASGSKEFKETNMSMYLHDFISGPNVTDIPVAGVAGKLWTFSQFGSFYVTDNPLTEGPSLHSPAVGRAQGVFVASALDGLSALIVFSVRFTNKEYNGSTIEIQGNSILMEPVRELSVVSGTGKFRFARGYATCEFYSVDTPAGYAVVRLNITVEHR
- the LOC101291183 gene encoding deacetoxyvindoline 4-hydroxylase-like, which gives rise to MSIWEKLSDPDRLEKLKAFDATKAGVKGIVDAGITKVPPMFERLKKYPSTAGDCKISAGQFSIPVIDLADNGERSAEVTDQVRKAAGSYGLFQVVNHGIPHRVMEEMIEGTLGFHELPGETKAEYYGRELARKVKFFSSNSMYELMYGEWRDTLQCTISDGQFDPQEIPLVCRDIVMEYSKHAQKLGVILFELLSEALGLKPDYLKNLGCVGGLAFSNHYYPPCPEPELAIGTIEHSDVDFLTILLQDQIGGLQFLHQNQWIDVPHVPGALVVNIGDLLQLMSNNKFKSVNHRVLAKKIGPRISVACFFRPLLEDPRRLCGPIKELISEENAPVYREISMKDYIMCHYKRWEAYEVSGLESLKL
- the LOC101291471 gene encoding uncharacterized protein LOC101291471, with protein sequence MEEQEAHQMMEIHVYTQQGITATFSLSPNDTVKTLFSILMESFPPAALGSQSCFHLFFQNIQLKRNNKVRDEIERIVIESKLEEPEQDQIWLRFVPNPSCGSARCDKVDCLSGNTRFKYYRYGRMWKLRYFCRTCRKEFNLNMPQPPKPTKIAPPLPLPPTVASSSSSSSVLDLSDRVLGNCRALHQYNAQLQMEKSSLEKKNKASEQALTSLEAWMEEKARCVQGGA